The segment GGCCTGTTAAATAAGTATTTTTGATCAATCAGGGTCGAATCAAATCAATTAGGCGGTTTCCAAAGTTAAAGCGAAGTACTTTTAAAAATCTCGTAATCTGTCAGGTGGCGGTAGTcaacatataaatattgttgATCAGCATTAACAGCTGCTTATTTCGCCGACTGCCGCCGAACGCGGCGCAAACAGGATCCCTCAGTCTTAGGCTGTTTGTTTTAAAGATCAACTTGTATAAActttacataaaaatataaatacgcATAATATGCTACTGTTACATTAAAATGTTAACGCGTAATGATCTCAAAGCTTAGAATGAGTAGATATAATATGTAGTTAGATTTTGCAATGGGTAAACTAATTTCAGTCAGGATTGTCAACGAAGTAAAGGAGGAAATGTCAATAGAAGAACacatattcttgatcagtTTACACAGCCATGTCGATATATTTTTTGTCTTTCTTTCCGTTTGCCAAACGACCTTCGAATTGAAGGTTGAAATCCTTTTATTTTGTagttcatatacatatacggGTCGAAAAAGAATGCCGTTAAAgtattgtttcttttttaactGCCTAGTAAACTTTTTGACGAGATAAATTGAAAAGTATAATTCCGCTCTAAAAAAGTCGGGTTAAATTTTCTAAGAACCCTAGGTATTatatcaatttcattttcagtaTCAAAATTTAATCTTGAAGAGGTGAAAACTAAGTCTACGTTAAAAAGAATACTAGACCTAAATCACAgatgaaaaagaaacaataatTTAACGGccttttcaatttaattttttcggaTTGTTcctatatatgcatatatatttatatagtgaTATATATGCACAAAAGTTGTATTATTTAACTATtgtcatcaaaaattaaattgcaccTGACTTTATAACGCACTACATATAATTTACTCATTTATAAGAAATCTTTTAAAGGGTAAAGTAAACAACCAAACCGCATAGTAGTCTTTAGTCTGTTGGTGCGCTTCGTAACTATACCGTCCAAAGTGAGAAAATCATGTTACAAGTTACACTGCAGtttcagtgttttttttttatgcccaGAATTCGTACACGGCTACAGCGTTTTGTTgtaaaaattgttattttattgattGCAGATGGAGCAAGACACTTTGGTGCGGAATGACACAGATGTAGATGTAGCCAGTCAACATATTCTTATTTCGGAGGTTTATTGTATGCATTTAGCAAGAAAGCTACTAACGATCTAACATCGAAAACATTGCTGGCGGTATGCAAGAACGATCAAAGCAACTGCGTCTTACTGTTTCCTGGACCCAGTCAAAGTCTCAGATTCATGACAGTTGTCAACGTCGGAGCATGTTGGCATGTAAGAGGCGCTTAACTACCAGTAAAGTGCTTGAAGACTCACATCCACCAGTAGCTTTCCCCAATTGCAAATCTCACCGGCATCAGCAACAAAAGGAGAAACATAAAGTTCAGCTATACTCTGGAAAACCTTTAAGCATTAAGCTGTACGTGCCAGGAAGTATTGAGAGTATCCCAAAAATTCGACATAAGGCGCTTACGACAACGAATAAACAGCAACCAGCTATGCATCGAAAGTCTAAGAGCAAAAGCAAGTTTCAAGGTTTTAACAATCTCAAGCCGCTTTATTCACCGAGTAAAAGACAACCACCCGAGAAGCATTCATCAGTACTGGTGGAAGCAGGGATAGAATCAAAGGCATCACGGCATTTTGTTGGTAAAAAGAGGATTAAGAACAGAAACTGTTTGTTATCTTCGCCTCAGCCATCGCCAATGAGATGCAAAATGATGATTCCATTTCCAAAGTTTGGTGCCACATCCTTTGTTACGTTGCTCACTTTAATTTGTATGGAAACTGTTTTGCTCTCCACCATGTCTAGTTGCGCCAAGACTTTTTACATGCATTGGAACACATCGAACAGTATGTAAGTACTCAAATATAGTGGTATACTTAAGCAGCggtattataattttattgaagTTAAAAATtgtagatttttatttttctctacaaatgtattatgttttattacaattattaCAGTTTTTAAGTCAGTAGTATGaggattattattattcgtttAGGGGATTTgttatttcaaataaaattttctttcCAATAATAAGACTGCTGGCCAATAATATATTGATAAATTAATCCCTAATGTCGCGTATAAACACGCTGGGCTTTTATAAACTTTCCCAGCAATTAGTAATGCACATGAGTCATTTTCGATAGAATAACTATTGTCATAATTTGTTGTGCAAGTGAGCAGACGATGATTAGGCGATCCCATTGATCCCTAAGGATCATGATTAGTAACTTTTTTGGTAATCGCATCAGGGCATATATGGCCTACTCATTTTGTCTGGTTTTCTCTTTCTCGATATAAACATATCCATATCATCTATACCATCCATATTGCAATGGGACATTAAGTTTGTTAGGATAATGTTACTTCCAAAATCGGACAACAAACCCCAAAAACAGAAGACAAATGCACGTTTTCGTAGCCAAggcattaaacaataaagtctAGATCAGATAAAAACAAcccaattttccattttcaaaatgttaaCTTCAGCATTTTCATAAACTGTTGCTTAAACTATTCTGTGCGAACTATTTCAGCATTTTCCAAATCTAAAATTATATATGATATGTAGTTCCTTGAACCCTACGCGTTCAGTGCTCATCGTTACTATGTGTGATGTTTTGCACATTAATTGGCCCAAATTTGGTATTTCGATTTGCgcttatttattgaaaatcgTTTTCTGACTTTCtcaaaacaaaatgtaatttgaTTGCACTCTTATATCCACAGATTTCGGATTGATAACACAGATCATATTATCGATGTTAATAAAGGCAATCTTGCATTTGAGTTCGATCAGGTTCATATAATATGCCCAGTATATGAGCCAGGGACTTTTGAGAACGAAACtgaaaaatacataatttACAATGTGTCTAAAGTGGAGTATGAAACTTGTCGCATAACAAATGCAGATCCGCGAGTAATAGCTATATGTGATAAACCTCAgaaattaatgttttttacAATAACTTTCCGGCCATTTACACCGCAGCCAGGTGGCTTGGAGTTCCTACCTGGAAATGATTATTACTTTATTTGTGAGTTCGTTTGCATTCCttctatttaaaaaataatatttttaatatttatttagcaacTTCATCTAAGGATGATTTATATCGAAGAATTGGAGGTCGATGCTCTACAAATAACATGAAAGTCGTCTTTAAAGTGTGTTGTGCCCCAgaggacaacaacaaaaccacGGCGCTAAGCAATTCTAAATCTGTTACAGACACCGGAGGAGCCATTAATGTCAATATAGCGAATAATGATGAAAGTCATGTGAATAGCCACGGCAATAACATAGCTATTGGAACCAACATTGGTATAAATGGAGGCCAAATTATAGGGGGACCGCAGTCGGCAGGAATTCCAATTAATCCACTAAGCGGGAATAACAATATAAATGGCATACCAACTACTATTAATTCAAACATTGATCAGTTTAATCGGATTCCAATCCAGCCAAACATAATCGGTAATCATGTAGGGACTAATGCCGTAGGAACCGGAATTGTTGGTGGTGGAGGAATAATATTAACTCCTGGCCATGCTCATGGCAACATTAATATGCTGCAACCAGGGCGAGGTGGAATAAACGGAGCATATCCCGGACATCACCACATCCAAACTGGGATACGGATAAACAATGTGCCTACGCAACACAACTATCCGTCCCATAAGGGTAATGCTAACAGTAATATTAACGGAAACGGTACGTAATGGCCCCATCCAAATCCACAAAAGGAGCGAACTTTTGAAGCTTACAGGCAAAAATGTACTCCTTGCGTACGCTCTATTcaaactgtttttattttgaggCAATCGGTTACTTATTTGCTAAATTACATTTCCTACTTAGAACCAATATTTTCACGATTCCAGTgctttttaaaacaaaaattttagcTGAAAAACTGTCTTTTAATTCTAAAGAAAGTTACAAACGagattttaatgttttttgtttcctATGTCTGCCTTTAATCGAATCTGCATGCCAATTTCcaactttctagcttttatagttcctgagattcGACTTTCATACGGACACACAGGCAGACGAAATGACTTTAGTAAtacaaatgatttattttgttatttataatatCAGAAAAGGTATATAGATAAAGAAACACATAGAGCAcatgaaaaactgaaaaaactGAACACTTTACATAAAATAGCCCGattcaaagtatttttatttaaattttttcaagtgtataCACTATAAATTGTTCATAACGATCtaaatctgaatctgaaaGTCATAACATTCGACTAAATTGCTGTACTGTGTTTGcgatataaaatatacttcatattgtttatatttttaatatttataataaatattttcagatGACCACCATCATTACAACAAACATCCCAACGAGGTTGTAAAAAATGAAGAGCTGACCTATAATAGTGGTGCTGCGACATCGGATGGTAACATCTTCGCTTTATGGATCTGGATTTTATCAATTTTCCCACTGCTATCTATTCAATCTTGCCATTTGTCTTCATATTGGATAAGCGCATCATTTTTAGTCAGCACTATTGCAATTCTTGGCATTCACTATCTTATTCAAATCACTTTGCAAACCACGGTGCAGCGATATAGTCCTGGAATGGTTGAAATCACCGCGACCTCTATGAACGGGATGTTTGACCAGAATGCTGGCACTATTGAATATGACCGGTGAATTTTTGATGAACATTCGATTTTGTGTTCCAATGTTCAACGTTATTTTAAAGAATAACAATAtcacataaaaatatttgtcactCTTCTCCGGCTATTGCTATATAAACAGTGATAAAAGTATTAGGTGTGAGAGGTTGGAATCAAATGATATTAATTTGGATATGTAATTGCAATTGAACGAGTTACTGTGACTCGCAATTTAAAATGATAGATCAGAAAGAAAGGAGAAAGGTGAAATAGAATTAATAAgtaaagaaattatatatatcaAGTACATTAAAACTTAGATTTAGTGGTCTAGATCTAACTAATATCGTTTAAGAAAAGTCAAAGGATAGAGGAATGCTATTTCAAAACAGATTAATGCGAAAGGCCACTTGACACTGCCTAGCCACTGTGTCTTCTGTCCTCTCTTTTATTGTGTCCTTCTGGTTTTCCGAAAATGCTTTTATAGCGGTATGCGTGAaacagaaatataaaatattccCATTTATAACCAAAAATGGTAAAGCGATGTAGCAAATACAAAATCATTACAGCTATATTTTTACCTGACTTCGCGTCTATTAGCTAAAATGATCATTCCGACATTCTTTTTTCTTACCGACATACTAAAGGAAATGTCAAAGAGTATAGTTAAAATATACTTCAAAAGAATCATAGGGCTTTGGAATggattaatttaattacaatttccCATTACAAATCCCATTACTGTTTCAAAACTAGTTATCCTGTACGAAGGATATTTCGACTGAAATTAATTAGCATCGCTGACTAAAAAACACGtagtaaataaaacattaGTAATTTAAAGACATATTGCATGCGGATTGCCACGCATTAGTATTGTAATTGTATAAGATCAAATgaaacttatgtatgtgtttaGTATGCATTCGTGTATATTTCAAATTATGGTAGGTATTTTGAATATGGTAAAGGTGAAATTTAAAGAACTCAACTATAAGTTTtatgttctttttgttttgttttattttgtgttttccttacaataatacaattttattttgtaaatgaaccAAGCAGTATAGAGAAGTGATTCTTAaccttaaataaaatatatatgtaaatacatataGCATTCACATACTTATATACAAGAAATGTTTAGGTGAAACGTTATAAACtttgtaaatttaaataactaaaaattaaaatatatcgAAAAATaagaattattaaaatttcttaaattataaaatatatattgagGCATCTTGTGCTACCTTTATGTGAAAAAGgttaaaatttatatacatagTCTATATATagtaaacaattaaattatttagggCGTGATTATGTGAGAGTGGGTATAATTTACTCGTATAAACATGTGgttaaaataatttgccaCAGCGAGTTCACTATTTGCAAATTATAATTGAAGATAGGCAGAATCAAACATCACATATTTTATCGGTGGGGTGTGTTCTAAAACTGTGCTTTTGTCGCGactaattttaaaaataacaccCATATTGTGCAACTTCGTCGTGTTTGTCctgttttgcttattttgtGTAGACTTCTGGTTTATTTACTGCAACATAGCCTTAAAAACACAAGTTTATTAAACTCCaagaaattttgattaatttacgGGCAAACTATATTCTCATACTGCCACAGCTAACCTGAACACTAAACCGAATTTATTACGATCCAACGGTGGGAACCGACATCTAGATTCAGTCCAATTTTATGAGTGAATACCTTAAAAATATGCATTGCTCCACTTAGACCTGAATCCAAAATTTTCTGTCAATGTATTAAAAGCCTTTAAAGcgacaaaaaaatttttttagaATTACAGGCTGTTATTACTTTGGCAGGATTATATTAATGCGGACCGTACTTGTTACTCAATCAATTACTTAATATCATACTTACAAGGAACAACACATACACCATACTTAGATTCATACAATAGAACCGTAACTATCATCATAATAATTCAAGAGTCAGAATAATATACAGAATCGTTAGGATAACACACAATCATTCAGCACAGATTGCATTAATACAGATTAAGAAGCGAGCAgcattctaaaaatataaaggacgtggctaaacaaaaaataaaatccaatatTTCATACATTCTTTATCATCATATTATTGACCAGTAAAAagaattatacatttttaatacttttttcTTAACGCCTACATACCTTTGTTCATTTCTTAAGGAAGGATTTCGATTTAACACACCGACCACACCATCATCACCATTAGGGCATACCGAAAGTATTTTCATGCCCAAAACTTTCTCGTAAATAGTTTTTTGTAAGAGGTGCATGCAAAGCAAAACAGAcaaattagtatttttattCTGAATTAGTGTTTGAACTGAATATATTAAGTATAGCTGgtcgttttgttttgatttatttgacTCTTCTGAAAAAGCAAGAAAAGCATAAATCTAAATTCTTGTTTCCGTTTTTAAAAAGCAATGACGATGCACACATTAATTGTAAACATAATGATTTAAAACCATACATGCCGAATGATTAGCGAATGATTTgataatgaaaaatatattgaataaaaaattcTTATACTGcaaccatatatatatatatatatatatatatatatacacatatatatatatatatatatatgtatatacatatattaaggAGTAAAATAAGTGCATATGAAAAAAAACTGTGTGAGCATAACAAATAGCCAAGATAATAATGACGATGTGGCAAGCAGAtcattaattatattaataaaaataaaaaattttgaatcaacgtacatacatatagtttACAATACCACAAATTTGGTCATGTTCTTAAAATGAAAGTTTGTAGGTATTGCTACAAAAGCACCaagcaaaaaaccaaaaatgaatACTTTTATAACCTTGCACCTCTTAATCTTCCGCACCAGCAATACGCTTTCAactgcaatttatttatttattctacttattatttattcttctAATCATAGCCGCGGGGGACTACAATGCTAAGCACTCGCACTGGTGACCCCTAAATAAGGGAAGAtacaaaaccaacaaaattaTAGCATATTGAGAAGCAGTACAGAACAGAACCCATCtgaaactttttggccatttgtaCAAGAAAGGATCAAGAGAGAGTCtgtacatttaaaatacaccTCTAGATGTAGTTCAGCCAAACCCTTCAACGAATTCATTCGCAACACCGTTGCCGCCAAGTCGATGAGAAACATAGACGGTGCTAATATTGTTTTGGAAAAAATGCTAACTGAATATCCAAActgtgaaattattttttataaactaCTTAATGGGAATTGCTTCCTTAAAATGTGGGCAAAATTAGTAATTAGAATGGTAGGGAGATTATTCGATAGCAGATTTGTACAGGTCAGATTAACCTCGTGCCTGTCTAAGCTGGACGAAGTATGCCTAGGGGAGTTGAATGTTATCAGGGCACAACAATTTGGATTTCGAGTAACCAATTGAACTATACAGCAAGTCAACAAAGTAACTGGAATTCGAAAATCACTGCTGTAGCAGTTCGATATATTCTGACCTTACAGACTTTCGACAGAGTCTGGTCAGACGAAATGTTGAAATGTTAAAGCTGAAATCGTTTGAtcatcgtttgcccaccaattatttttttttatcatttagaattttgaaaaagctttactttagaaaatataagacATTCGTGCATGCTCCGGTATTCGAATTCGTCAAAATTTTACGATTCCGGTTTTCGTAAAATTCTTGCGTTGTGTAAAACGGTCACTTTTGTCTGGCCGAAAGTAAATGCCTTTTTTTatatcaattattttttttatcatttagaattttgaaaaagctttactttagaaaatataagacATTCGTGCATGCTCCGGTATTCGAATTCGTCAAAATTTTACGATTCCGGTTTTCGTAAAATTCTTGCGTTGTGTAAAACGGTCACTTTTGTCTGGCCGAAAGTAAATGCCTTTTTTTatatcaattattttttttatcatttagaattttgaaaaagctttactttagaaaatataagacATTCGTGCATGCTCCGGTATTCGAATTCGTCAAAATTTTACGATTCCGGTTTTCGTAAAATTCTTGCGTTGTGTAAAACGGTCACTTTTGTCTGGCCGAAAGTAAATGCCTTTTTTTATATCAAATCAGaattataaaaatagtttacaAAGCAAATTTTGCCGTCGGCAACAAAAATTTTCGATTTGGAAAGGGGTCATACGTACGTCGACAAAAGTTATCGCGAAACAGGCAGGTCAAAATACTTAAAATCATAATTAGTATAATTAatacttaataaaatataaaagaattcattaattaatttaaaggaGGGCCAAAAGTTTTGTTCGTAAATAAtgctatttaatttaattacttaaATGTTCAAAGTACTGCACAAAAAGGATTTGCGAACATCGGAATTAAAACTGTGAAAAGGGTCTGCAAAACagtttataaaataaaataaataccgATTACCGGTCATGCTCCGGTTATCAATATCAAAAAACAACGTTTACCCACCCTTAAAAAAATGGTATGGCCactcttaaaaataaattatttcggcAAAGGaacataattatttttaagggTCAGAAACgagataaattatttttaagagtgggcaaacgataaaaacaaataaaaatggttaatgatgatatttacttttaagcAATCGCTTTTTTCTCAGAGTACACCGAGATCACCTTTAATGTCTTATATTTTCTGAAGCTTTTTCTACATTTTCTACagcttttttcaaattttcaaaaaaaaaaggtgggcaaacgatgGTATTGCGCtttaaaaaattgattttaaacaagtaaactttttgattttcaacTTTTCGAAATTTTATTAAGCAATTCcagctttaaaatttaaaaaagatttTTGGCGATTTTTTTGTGCTGGCCTGACGGTCTAATAGATACAAACGATTATTCTACTGATTGATTCTTCTACTTTATAGAAATTTTTTTCAATGGAGGGAAACCATTTAGGTCCAAAAAAGTTCAATTTGCCCAGTTGTTAAATTATGGCAACAACGCACTTCGTGGTATTGGAAAGGTGGTAATCATACTGCCGCCAAAACGagaaaaattgtaaacataTACCGTTTACTCTTTATAAACTCCGCTGATACACAATAAAACGCAACTGGCACAGAATAACGATGTAACGTATTTTGGCGTACGCCTTGACAGACGACTTACATAGCTGAGGCATACGAAGGTAGGAGAACTTACCAAAAACTAATGGCCCATAACCTCTATTGGCTAATAAAATCTTGCCCCCTACCgtaaaaaatggcaaattggcaacaaaaataaatgatcattttaaacatatttttgagGTTTGTCGTCGTTAGAGTGTGCGTTTTGAGACAGCTCTGGTTTCACTAAAATGTGCGAGACCAGATCTCGACTATGacacggacagacggacatggccaggtCGACTtgtctatatatatgtatatactttatataatcgCAAATTTTCTCCTTATTAATTGAGtatttataaaagaaatacTAATTTCGTTGTGTGTTTTCAGGTGAGTTCAGTGTttcttattttccttttttgattttagttgCTACCGTGGTCTTTCTTAAGAGGTGGTGTGACAGAGTGAACTGCTTGAAACTGGTTCCACTGaactaatatatttttcaccGCGCATCCTCCAACAAATGCGGACAAAATGTGCAAGAACCTCTACTCCAACAGGACTTGTAACATTGTCGGACGCGTagtttaaagaaatatatgtTCTTGCGGATTCAGCGGAGATGTAGAGTTGTAATACTGCATTCGGAATTTTAGTAAATATCATTAACGACTATTTTAGGGTAAATACAGTACAAATGTGcatgttatttgttttttgtaagACGTTACAGACTCTATTCCACAAATATTTGTGACAGTGAAAGAAGCAAATATTGGAGCAAGgtcacacatacatataactCCTAAGAGGAATAGGGATTTATTGCTGAGTTACGGTACTGTTGTTGATGTCGAAGCTGGACTTTAGTTACCTTTAAGTATAGTTTCAGTTTTTACTTACATGTTTTCCATCActactttttaaattattattatcattattattatcttaTTAACTGTGAACAGCATTTTTCTTTCTGACTCTTTATAAATGTAAGAATGCGTAAGTATTCTGTAATATAAAATGCTGTTCACACAAGattaaacaagaaaatggCAATTTTAACTTTCACGGGCGTTGGTGGTGAGAAGTCTTGTGCAACTTAAGCTAGCTCGATCTGATTGGACCTTCAAAGCCAATTCACAGCACTTAATTTGTACTCCTATATAATCTAACCTATTATTAAAGTGTTGTATTGTCATATTTTACTCTCAGTACGCTCCAAAAAGattgaaaagaaaagcagCCTGCCATGTCATGGGAGAGCATTAACTCCAAGGATCTCCTTAGGTATTTTAGTGCATTTTGCCTTTTAAAGCTATTATTTAACGGTTATAaatttatatctatatatatacatagcaTCCCACCAAGCCAGAATCTGTCTGCAACACGTTTACTTACATCACCTGATGGATCTCGTTACCTATTGGAAAAT is part of the Drosophila melanogaster chromosome 4 genome and harbors:
- the Ephrin gene encoding ephrin, isoform A; this translates as MQERSKQLRLTVSWTQSKSQIHDSCQRRSMLACKRRLTTSKVLEDSHPPVAFPNCKSHRHQQQKEKHKVQLYSGKPLSIKLYVPGSIESIPKIRHKALTTTNKQQPAMHRKSKSKSKFQGFNNLKPLYSPSKRQPPEKHSSVLVEAGIESKASRHFVGKKRIKNRNCLLSSPQPSPMRCKMMIPFPKFGATSFVTLLTLICMETVLLSTMSSCAKTFYMHWNTSNSIFRIDNTDHIIDVNKGNLAFEFDQVHIICPVYEPGTFENETEKYIIYNVSKVEYETCRITNADPRVIAICDKPQKLMFFTITFRPFTPQPGGLEFLPGNDYYFISTSSKDDLYRRIGGRCSTNNMKVVFKVCCAPEDNNKTTALSNSKSVTDTGGAINVNIANNDESHVNSHGNNIAIGTNIGINGGQIIGGPQSAGIPINPLSGNNNINGIPTTINSNIDQFNRIPIQPNIIGNHVGTNAVGTGIVGGGGIILTPGHAHGNINMLQPGRGGINGAYPGHHHIQTGIRINNVPTQHNYPSHKGNANSNINGNDDHHHYNKHPNEVVKNEELTYNSGAATSDGNIFALWIWILSIFPLLSIQSCHLSSYWISASFLVSTIAILGIHYLIQITLQTTVQRYSPGMVEITATSMNGMFDQNAGTIEYDR